The following proteins come from a genomic window of Micromonospora zamorensis:
- a CDS encoding glycosyltransferase family 4 protein, whose translation MSEQALPAGFSGSVALVLASSTGGVGQHVRSVARGLVAGGATVVVCGPAATQEQFDFTGVGARFAPVEIPASPTPADARAVLALRRALAGSRVDVVHAHGLRAGLVAVLARPAAPLIVTWHNAVLAGGLRGGMSRLAERVVVRGARVALGASTDLVRRVTALGATDARLAPVAAPTLPAPRRRPAAVRAEFGVRPDQPLILSVGRLHPQKRYDVLIDAAARWRTRTPPPVVVIAGSGPAYLPLAARTSAARAPVTLLGHRTDVADLLAGADLAVVTSDWEARQLFAQEALRAGVPLVATAVGGLPELVGDAATLIPAGDVDAVDAAVRALLDDPAARAELGRRGAEQAATWPTETDTVATLAALYAELAADHTGPAATPGSDAPRTGHR comes from the coding sequence ATGAGTGAGCAAGCTCTGCCTGCCGGCTTTTCGGGCAGCGTCGCGTTGGTGCTCGCGTCCAGCACCGGTGGCGTCGGCCAACACGTCCGTTCGGTGGCACGTGGCCTCGTCGCCGGCGGCGCCACCGTCGTGGTCTGCGGGCCGGCCGCGACCCAGGAACAGTTCGACTTCACCGGGGTCGGTGCGCGGTTCGCGCCGGTGGAGATCCCGGCCAGCCCGACGCCGGCCGACGCGCGGGCCGTGCTGGCCCTGCGTCGGGCGCTCGCCGGCTCCCGGGTCGACGTGGTGCACGCGCACGGCCTGCGGGCCGGGTTGGTCGCGGTGCTGGCCCGTCCCGCCGCGCCGCTGATCGTCACCTGGCACAACGCGGTACTCGCCGGTGGACTGCGCGGTGGCATGTCCCGACTCGCGGAGCGCGTGGTGGTCCGTGGTGCCCGGGTGGCCCTGGGCGCCTCCACGGACCTGGTGCGACGCGTCACCGCGCTGGGCGCCACCGACGCCCGACTCGCCCCGGTCGCCGCACCCACGCTGCCCGCGCCCCGTCGACGCCCGGCCGCCGTACGCGCCGAGTTCGGGGTTCGCCCGGACCAGCCGCTGATCCTGTCGGTGGGTCGGTTGCACCCGCAGAAGCGCTACGACGTGCTGATCGACGCCGCCGCCCGCTGGCGTACGCGTACCCCACCGCCGGTCGTGGTGATCGCCGGCAGCGGGCCCGCGTACCTGCCGCTGGCGGCCCGGACGTCCGCGGCCCGCGCCCCGGTCACCCTGCTGGGGCACCGCACCGACGTGGCGGACCTGCTCGCCGGTGCCGACCTGGCGGTGGTGACCAGCGACTGGGAGGCCCGGCAACTCTTCGCCCAGGAGGCGCTGCGCGCCGGCGTACCGCTCGTCGCCACCGCTGTCGGCGGCTTGCCGGAGCTGGTCGGCGACGCCGCCACCCTGATCCCCGCCGGGGACGTCGACGCGGTCGACGCGGCGGTACGCGCGCTGCTGGACGACCCGGCGGCCCGGGCCGAGCTGGGCCGGCGGGGCGCCGAACAGGCGGCGACGTGGCCGACCGAGACGGACACCGTCGCCACGCTGGCCGCCCTCTACGCCGAGCTGGCCGCCGACCACACCGGCCCGGCAGCCACCCCGGGCTCCGACGCCCCCAGAACGGGACACCGGTGA
- a CDS encoding CTP synthase — protein MAPSARTTRHIFVTGGVASSLGKGLTASSLGNLLTARGLRVVMQKLDPYLNVDPGTMNPFQHGEVFVTEDGAETDLDVGHYERFLDRALSGKANVTTGQIYSDVIAKERRGEYLGDTVQVIPHITNEIKSRILAMADPDEDGHLPDVVITEVGGTVGDIESLPFLEAIRQVRHDLGRDNCFYLHVSLVPYLAPSGELKTKPTQHSVAQLRNIGIQPDAIVLRCDREIPVKLKEKLSLYCDVDTEAVVAAPDAPSIYDIPKVLHREGLDAYVVRRLGLSFRDVDWTSWDDLLERVHRPRHTVTVAVVGKYVDLPDAYLSVSEAIRAAGFGHRARVQLRWVPSDECVTPAGAAAALAGVDGILIPGGFGVRGIEGKIGTARYARENGIPLLGLCLGLQCMTIEVARHLASLDGANSLEFDEQAAHPVIATMADQEDIVAGKGDLGGTMRLGAYPATLTEGSIVAEAYGSTEISERHRHRYEVNNAYRDALTKAGLHISGTSPDGRLVEFVELDRSLHPFFVATQAHPELKSRPTRPHPLFASFVKAAVAYSQADQLPVDLDAASEAPTTRKAARNGAATKAASSS, from the coding sequence TTGGCCCCATCAGCACGGACGACCAGGCACATTTTCGTCACCGGGGGCGTCGCCTCCTCGCTGGGTAAGGGCCTCACCGCCTCCAGCCTCGGCAACCTGCTGACCGCGCGCGGGTTGCGGGTGGTGATGCAGAAGCTCGACCCCTACCTGAACGTCGACCCGGGGACGATGAACCCGTTCCAGCACGGTGAGGTCTTCGTCACCGAGGACGGCGCCGAGACCGACCTCGACGTCGGGCACTACGAGCGCTTCCTCGACCGGGCGCTGTCCGGCAAGGCGAACGTCACCACCGGCCAGATCTACTCCGACGTGATCGCCAAGGAGCGGCGCGGGGAATACCTGGGCGACACCGTCCAGGTCATCCCGCACATCACCAACGAGATCAAGTCCCGGATCCTGGCGATGGCCGACCCGGACGAGGACGGCCACCTCCCCGACGTGGTGATCACCGAGGTCGGCGGCACCGTCGGCGACATCGAGTCGCTGCCGTTTCTGGAGGCGATCCGCCAGGTCCGCCACGACCTGGGCCGGGACAACTGCTTCTACCTGCACGTCTCCCTCGTGCCGTACCTGGCGCCGTCGGGTGAGCTGAAGACCAAGCCGACCCAGCACTCGGTGGCGCAGCTGCGCAACATCGGCATCCAGCCGGACGCGATCGTGCTGCGCTGCGACCGGGAGATCCCGGTGAAGCTCAAGGAGAAGCTGTCGCTCTACTGCGACGTGGACACCGAGGCGGTCGTCGCCGCCCCGGACGCCCCGAGCATCTACGACATCCCGAAGGTGCTGCACCGGGAAGGCCTCGACGCGTACGTCGTGCGCCGGCTCGGCCTCTCCTTCCGGGACGTGGACTGGACCAGCTGGGACGACCTGCTGGAGCGGGTGCACCGGCCCCGGCACACGGTCACCGTCGCGGTGGTCGGCAAGTACGTCGACCTGCCCGACGCGTACCTGTCGGTCAGCGAGGCGATCCGGGCGGCCGGGTTCGGCCACCGGGCCCGGGTGCAGCTGCGGTGGGTGCCCAGCGACGAGTGCGTCACCCCGGCCGGTGCCGCGGCGGCGTTGGCCGGCGTGGACGGCATCCTCATTCCCGGCGGCTTCGGCGTGCGCGGCATCGAGGGCAAGATCGGCACCGCCCGGTACGCCCGCGAGAACGGCATCCCGCTGCTCGGCCTCTGCCTCGGTCTGCAGTGCATGACGATCGAGGTGGCCCGGCACCTGGCCAGCCTGGACGGCGCCAACTCGTTGGAGTTCGACGAGCAGGCCGCGCACCCGGTCATCGCCACCATGGCCGACCAGGAGGACATCGTCGCCGGCAAGGGCGACCTGGGCGGCACGATGCGGCTCGGGGCGTACCCGGCGACGCTGACCGAGGGCTCGATCGTCGCCGAGGCGTACGGCAGCACCGAGATCAGCGAGCGGCACCGGCACCGTTACGAGGTGAACAACGCCTACCGGGACGCGCTGACCAAGGCGGGTCTGCACATCTCCGGCACCTCGCCGGACGGCCGGCTGGTCGAGTTCGTCGAGCTGGACCGCAGCCTGCACCCGTTTTTCGTGGCCACGCAGGCGCACCCGGAGCTGAAGAGCCGCCCCACCCGACCGCACCCGCTGTTCGCGTCGTTCGTCAAGGCCGCTGTGGCGTACTCGCAGGCCGACCAGCTGCCGGTCGACCTGGACGCGGCGTCGGAGGCCCCGACGACGCGCAAGGCCGCCCGCAACGGCGCCGCGACCAAGGCCGCGTCCTCCTCGTGA
- a CDS encoding NUDIX domain-containing protein, with translation MSDLEHRYEVRSREERYRGRIFDVVTEEVTMPGGGTGVRDLVRHVGAVAVVALDDAGQVVLIRQYRHPVGRHLWELPAGLMDVSGEELPAAALRELAEEADLTAGQVDVLVDLHSSPGFTNELVRVFLARDLAEVPADERHERRDEEADLQVVRIDLDEAVTMVLAGEITNASAVAGLLAAARARDTGWSTLRRSDAPLPR, from the coding sequence GTGAGCGATCTCGAACACCGCTACGAGGTGCGCTCCCGCGAGGAGCGGTACCGGGGGCGGATCTTCGACGTGGTCACCGAGGAGGTGACCATGCCGGGCGGCGGCACCGGGGTGCGTGACCTGGTCCGGCACGTCGGGGCGGTGGCCGTGGTGGCGCTCGACGACGCCGGCCAGGTGGTGCTGATCCGGCAGTACCGGCACCCGGTCGGGCGGCACCTGTGGGAGCTGCCCGCCGGGCTGATGGACGTCTCCGGCGAGGAGCTGCCGGCTGCCGCGCTGCGGGAGCTGGCCGAGGAGGCCGACCTCACCGCCGGGCAGGTCGATGTGCTTGTCGACCTGCACAGCTCGCCCGGGTTCACCAACGAGCTGGTGCGGGTCTTCCTCGCCCGGGATCTCGCCGAGGTGCCGGCCGACGAGCGTCACGAGCGCCGCGACGAGGAGGCCGACCTCCAGGTCGTCCGGATCGACCTGGACGAGGCGGTCACCATGGTCCTGGCCGGTGAGATCACCAACGCGTCCGCGGTGGCCGGGCTGCTCGCCGCCGCCCGCGCCCGGGACACCGGTTGGTCGACGCTGCGCCGGTCGGACGCGCCACTGCCACGCTGA
- the ald gene encoding alanine dehydrogenase has translation MKVGIPREVKNHEYRVAITPAGVNEFTRSGHQVFVESGAGVGSSITDEEFAAAGAKILGTADEVWETAELVLKVKEPIAEEYHRMREGQVLFTYLHLAASKECTDALVDRKVTGIAYETVELPDRSLPLLAPMSEVAGRLAPQMGAFYMMRTGGGRGVLPGGVSGVYAAKTVVIGAGVSGMNAAAIALGLQSEVLLLDKNVARLRSADAIYRGHLQTVASNAYEVERAVLDADLVIGAVLVPGTKAPTLISNELVSRMKPGSVLVDIAIDQGGCFEDSRPTTHADPVYKVHESIFYCVANMPGAVPNTSTYALTNVTLPYALELANQGWREALRNDPALALGLNTHDGQVTYGPVAEAHGMDVLPLADALA, from the coding sequence GTGAAGGTCGGAATCCCACGCGAGGTCAAGAACCACGAGTACCGCGTGGCGATCACGCCAGCGGGCGTCAACGAGTTCACCCGCAGCGGTCACCAGGTCTTCGTCGAGTCCGGCGCCGGCGTCGGCTCCAGCATCACCGACGAGGAGTTCGCCGCCGCGGGCGCGAAGATCCTCGGCACCGCCGACGAGGTGTGGGAGACCGCCGAGCTGGTGCTCAAGGTCAAGGAGCCGATCGCCGAGGAGTACCACCGGATGCGCGAGGGGCAGGTTCTCTTCACCTACCTGCACCTGGCCGCCTCCAAGGAGTGCACCGACGCGCTGGTCGACCGCAAGGTCACCGGCATCGCGTACGAGACGGTCGAGCTGCCCGACCGGTCGCTGCCGCTGCTCGCCCCGATGTCCGAGGTGGCCGGCCGGCTCGCCCCGCAGATGGGCGCCTTCTACATGATGCGCACCGGCGGGGGTCGCGGTGTGCTGCCCGGCGGTGTCTCCGGGGTGTACGCGGCCAAGACCGTGGTCATCGGCGCCGGCGTCTCCGGCATGAACGCCGCCGCGATCGCGTTGGGCCTGCAGTCCGAGGTGCTGCTGCTGGACAAGAACGTCGCCCGGCTGCGCTCGGCCGACGCCATCTACCGGGGCCACCTGCAGACCGTCGCGTCCAACGCCTACGAGGTCGAGCGGGCCGTGCTCGACGCCGACCTGGTCATCGGCGCGGTGCTGGTGCCCGGCACGAAGGCGCCGACGCTGATCTCCAACGAGCTGGTCTCCCGGATGAAGCCGGGCAGTGTGCTCGTCGACATCGCCATCGACCAGGGCGGCTGCTTCGAGGACTCGCGCCCCACCACGCACGCCGACCCGGTCTACAAGGTGCACGAGTCGATCTTCTACTGCGTGGCGAACATGCCCGGCGCGGTGCCGAACACCAGCACCTACGCGCTGACCAACGTCACCCTGCCGTACGCCCTGGAGCTGGCCAACCAGGGCTGGCGCGAGGCGCTGCGCAACGACCCGGCGCTGGCGCTGGGCCTGAACACCCACGACGGGCAGGTCACCTACGGCCCGGTCGCCGAGGCGCACGGCATGGACGTGCTCCCGCTGGCCGACGCGCTGGCCTGA
- a CDS encoding site-specific tyrosine recombinase XerD: MGEQPAPALRRAVRGYLDHLTVERGLSANTLTSYRRDLDRYLDTLVGAGVTDLASVGAGLVEAHLARLRAGDDAHPPLAVSSAARAASAVRGLHRFALREGLAGVDPSRDVRPPTPPRRLPRALPVDDVVRLLDMAGPITATGEDAPLALRDRALLEFLYGTGARISEAVGAAVDDLDTDEGTVLLRGKGGRVRLVPIGGYAVDAVRAYLVRARPSLAASGRGTPAVFLNARGGALSRQGAWGILRRAAERAGLPVDGPAAVSPHTLRHSYATHLLDGGADVRVVQELLGHASVTTTQVYTLVTVERLREVYATAHPRARG, from the coding sequence GTGGGCGAACAGCCCGCGCCGGCCCTGCGCCGTGCCGTGCGCGGCTACCTCGACCACCTGACCGTCGAACGTGGCCTGTCGGCGAACACGCTCACCTCGTACCGTCGGGATCTGGACCGCTATCTCGACACCCTGGTCGGCGCCGGCGTCACCGACCTCGCGTCGGTCGGCGCCGGCCTGGTCGAGGCGCACCTGGCGCGGCTGCGCGCGGGCGACGACGCCCACCCGCCGTTGGCGGTCTCCTCCGCCGCCCGGGCGGCCAGCGCTGTCCGCGGCCTGCACCGCTTCGCGCTGCGTGAGGGGCTGGCCGGCGTCGACCCCAGCCGCGACGTCCGCCCGCCCACCCCGCCGCGTCGGCTGCCCCGGGCCCTGCCGGTCGACGACGTGGTCCGGCTGTTGGACATGGCCGGCCCGATCACCGCCACCGGCGAGGACGCGCCCCTCGCGCTGCGCGACCGGGCGCTGCTGGAGTTCCTGTACGGCACCGGGGCGCGGATCTCCGAGGCGGTCGGCGCCGCCGTGGACGACCTCGACACCGACGAGGGCACCGTTCTGCTGCGTGGCAAGGGCGGCCGGGTCCGGCTGGTGCCGATCGGCGGGTACGCCGTCGACGCCGTCCGCGCGTACCTGGTCCGGGCCCGCCCATCGCTGGCCGCCTCCGGCCGGGGAACACCGGCGGTGTTCCTGAACGCCCGCGGTGGCGCGCTGTCCCGCCAGGGCGCCTGGGGAATCCTGCGCCGCGCCGCCGAGCGGGCCGGGCTGCCCGTCGACGGGCCCGCCGCCGTCTCCCCGCACACCCTGCGCCACTCGTACGCCACGCATCTGCTCGACGGCGGCGCCGACGTCCGGGTGGTCCAGGAGCTGCTCGGGCACGCATCGGTGACCACCACCCAGGTCTACACGTTGGTCACCGTGGAGCGGCTGCGCGAGGTGTACGCCACCGCGCATCCGCGCGCCCGGGGCTGA
- a CDS encoding ParA family protein: MAGNGDRAETWTSELREQQATLGADLGPADPAAYTMRKPIPEPMPTDRHGPARIIAMANQKGGVGKTTTTINLGAALAEYGRKVLLVDFDPQGALSVGLGVNPHNLDLSIYNLLMQDDIIAEDVVIKTDVAGLHLLPANIDLSAAEIQLVNEVAREMALARVLRTVRKEYDYILIDCQPSLGLLAINALTVAHGVLIPLECEFFSLRGVALLLDTIDKVRERLNFDLELEGILATMYDSRTTHCRQVLQRVVEAFGDKVYQTVITKTVKFPESTVAGAPITTMDPASSGARNYRQLAREVIAAQSER; this comes from the coding sequence ATGGCTGGCAACGGTGACCGTGCCGAGACCTGGACGTCGGAGCTCCGCGAGCAGCAGGCCACGCTCGGCGCGGACCTCGGTCCTGCGGACCCGGCTGCCTACACGATGCGCAAGCCCATTCCGGAGCCGATGCCCACCGATCGGCACGGCCCCGCGCGCATCATCGCGATGGCCAACCAGAAGGGTGGCGTCGGTAAGACCACGACCACCATCAACCTGGGCGCGGCGCTCGCGGAATATGGCCGCAAGGTGCTGCTGGTCGACTTCGACCCGCAGGGCGCGCTCTCGGTGGGGTTGGGCGTCAATCCGCACAACCTCGACCTGTCCATCTACAACCTGCTCATGCAGGACGACATCATCGCCGAGGACGTCGTCATCAAGACCGACGTCGCGGGGCTGCACCTGCTGCCGGCCAACATCGACCTCTCCGCCGCCGAGATCCAGCTCGTCAACGAGGTGGCCCGGGAGATGGCCCTGGCGCGGGTGCTGCGCACGGTCCGCAAGGAATACGACTACATCCTGATCGACTGCCAGCCGTCGCTCGGCCTGCTGGCGATCAACGCGCTGACCGTCGCGCACGGCGTGCTCATCCCGCTGGAGTGCGAGTTCTTCAGCCTGCGCGGTGTGGCGCTGCTGCTGGACACCATCGACAAGGTGCGCGAGCGACTCAACTTCGACCTGGAGCTGGAAGGCATCCTCGCCACCATGTACGACAGCCGCACCACGCACTGCCGTCAGGTGTTGCAGCGGGTCGTGGAGGCGTTCGGCGACAAGGTCTACCAGACAGTCATCACCAAGACGGTGAAGTTCCCCGAGTCCACCGTGGCCGGTGCGCCGATCACGACGATGGACCCGGCGTCCTCCGGGGCACGTAACTACCGTCAGCTGGCCCGCGAGGTGATCGCCGCCCAGTCGGAGCGGTAG
- a CDS encoding segregation and condensation protein A: MTAPPLDPPEAAATAVVDGVPPADVAADLPAEPASTGFTVRLANFTGPFDLLLQLIGKHKLDVTEVALHTVTDEFIAYIRAMGDNWDLDEASEFLLIAATLLDLKAARLLPSAEVEDEADLALLEARDLLFARLLQYKAYKEAAAYIAELEAVGGRRYPRAVSLEARYADALPDLVLGIGPQRLLKLAVKAMTPKPVPEVSIAHVHMVRVSVREHAAILATRLRRAGTATFSLLCADCEATLEVVARFLALLELYREGLVSFVQEQALEELTVRWTGPADGDTEVHVDEYAGSPADPEPVAQTGGPEAPELPGEPSGVDGTETTEDERDE; the protein is encoded by the coding sequence GTGACCGCGCCACCCCTTGACCCGCCCGAGGCCGCTGCCACGGCGGTGGTCGATGGTGTGCCGCCCGCCGACGTGGCTGCCGACCTGCCCGCCGAGCCGGCTTCCACCGGTTTCACGGTGCGGCTGGCCAACTTCACCGGCCCGTTCGATCTGCTGCTGCAACTGATCGGCAAGCACAAGCTCGACGTGACCGAGGTGGCCCTGCACACGGTCACCGACGAGTTCATCGCCTACATCCGGGCCATGGGCGACAACTGGGACCTGGACGAGGCCAGCGAGTTCCTGCTGATCGCCGCGACGCTGCTCGACCTGAAGGCGGCCCGGCTGCTGCCCTCCGCCGAGGTGGAGGACGAGGCCGACCTGGCCCTGCTGGAGGCCCGGGACCTGCTCTTCGCCCGACTGTTGCAGTACAAGGCGTACAAGGAAGCGGCGGCGTACATCGCCGAGTTGGAGGCCGTCGGCGGCCGGCGCTACCCGCGGGCGGTCAGCCTGGAGGCCCGCTACGCCGACGCGCTGCCCGACCTGGTGCTCGGCATCGGCCCGCAGCGGCTGCTGAAGCTGGCCGTGAAGGCGATGACCCCGAAGCCGGTGCCGGAGGTCTCCATCGCCCACGTGCACATGGTCCGGGTCAGTGTCCGGGAACACGCGGCGATCCTCGCTACCCGGCTGCGCCGGGCCGGCACGGCCACGTTCTCGCTGCTCTGCGCGGACTGTGAGGCGACCCTGGAGGTGGTGGCGCGGTTCCTCGCGCTGCTGGAGCTCTACCGGGAGGGCCTGGTGTCCTTCGTGCAGGAGCAGGCCCTGGAGGAGCTGACCGTTCGCTGGACCGGCCCGGCCGACGGTGACACCGAGGTGCACGTCGACGAGTACGCGGGCAGCCCGGCCGACCCGGAGCCGGTGGCGCAGACCGGGGGACCGGAGGCACCGGAGTTGCCGGGGGAGCCCTCTGGGGTGGACGGGACGGAAACGACGGAGGATGAGCGCGATGAGTGA